The following proteins are encoded in a genomic region of Amphiura filiformis chromosome 18, Afil_fr2py, whole genome shotgun sequence:
- the LOC140139270 gene encoding uncharacterized protein yields MGSPVSPVIANLYMEHFEITALRNSPVKPSVWLRYVDDTYVIIRETDAKIFTEHINSQNSHIKFTSEPEVDGFLAFLDTKVLRNADGSVSISIYRKPTHTDQYLHFDSHHPIAHKLSVIRTLFHRAEIAVTDPEERVKEVEHIKSALGRCGYHNWTFGLAKAKDKSKNTPDPPTNANQVEGKKSSTYITLPFIEGLSQKLQRIFKSYGVATSFRPHSTLRKLLVAPKDPTPTEKKSGVVYEIPCGECTSSYIGQTGRQLGDRLKEHKSTAPSRKPSAVAEHKTESHHNIDWESTKINRFSSLNTTLSMATPK; encoded by the exons ATGGGCAGTCCGGTCAGTCCGGTTATCGCAAACCTGTACATGGAACATTTTGAGATCACCGCTTTACGCAATTCACCTGTCAAACCTTCCGTGTGGCTTCGTTATGTGGACGATACTTACGTTATCATTCGCGAAACTGATGCGAAAATTTTCACCGAACATATCAACAGTCAGAATTCGCATATCAAATTCACCAGCGAACCGGAAGTGGACGGATTCCTTGCATTTTTGGACACCAAAGTCTTGCGAAATGCCGACGGATCCGTGAGCATCTCCATCTACAGAAAACCTACACATACGGATCAATACCTCCATTTTGATTCACACCATCCCATCGCTCACAAATTAAGTGTCATCAGGACATTATTTCACAGAGCTGAAATAGCGGTGACAGACCCCGAGGAAAGGGTGAAGGAAGTTGAACATATCAAGTCCGCGTTAGGacgttgtggttaccacaattggaCTTTCGGTTTAGCCAAAGCTAAGGACAAAAGTAAGAACACTCCTGACCCTCCTACTAATGCCAACCAAGTAGAGGGAAAGAAATCGTCGACCTACATCACCCTACCCTTTATAGAGGGGTTGTCACAGAAGCTCCAGCGTATTTTCAAATCCTACGGTGTTGCTACAAGCTTCAGACCGCACAGTACGCTGAGAAAACTATTAGTCGCACCTAAGGATCCCACTCCAACTGAGAAAAAATCAGGTGTGGTCTACGAGATACCCTGCGGCGAATGTACAAGTTCATACATCGGCCAGACAGGTAGACAACTCGGAGATAGACTGAAGGAGCACAAGTCAACTGCCCCCAGCCGCAAACCCTCTGCTGTTGCAGAGCACAAAACAGAGTCTCACCACAACATCgactgggaatccacaaag ATCAATCGATTCTCCTCCCTCAACACCACACTGTCAATGGCAACTCCTAAGTGA